The region AACAAAAAGCGAAAATGAGGCTGAAGATATAGCAATCCAAACCTTCTCGAAAGCTTTTGATAAAATACATACTTTTGATGACAAATATGTATTTAAAACTTGGTTAATTACCATTTCTAAAAACGTTCATATAGATTTATTACGGAAGAAAAAAACATCTATTTTTACAGAAACCACAAAAGAGCAAGAAGATAAAGTCTATTTGGTTGCAGATGAAAACCCTACTCCTGAAGATAAAATTATTAGAGAACAAAATTTAGCAAAATTGTTAAGAGACATTAAACAATTAAAACCTAAATACCAAGAAGTTATTCAATTACGGTATTTTCAGGAATTGAGTTATAAAGAAATTTCTACGCAAATTAATGAACCAATGAACAACGTAAAAGTAAAATTATTACGTGCAAAAAAGTTATTAGCTGCTATTATTAAGAAAGCATAAATGAAAAAATCGTTTTTACAATCTTTAGGTCCTGGTTTATTATTTGCTGGTGCAGCAATTGGTGTATCACATTTGGTACAATCTACAAAAGCAGGTGCAGAATTTGGTTTTGGTTTATTTTGGGCTTTGTTATTAGTGCATATTTTTAAATACCCTTTCTTTCAGTTCGGTCCGCGTTACGCAGCTGCCACTGGTGAAACCTTGTTAGATGGTTATAAAAAACTAGGCAAAGGAATGTTGGCAATTTACTATGTTCTTAATTTTGGAACAATGTTTACCATACAAGCAGCTGTTACCATTGTTACTGCTGGCTTAGCTTCACAACTTTTTGGTCTTACCAATAATCTTGTTGTTTGGTCTGTTATCCTATTATTGATTAGTATTTTAATCCTAGTTATCGGTAAATATAAATTGTTAGATAATTTGATGAAATACATTATTATTATTTTAACAATTAGCACTATCGCTGCTGTTTCAGTAGCTTTATTTAGCTCTAAAGAAGCTTTTGATGTAACGCAAATTATACCTTCCGGAACGGTAGAAATCACTTTTTTAATTGCATTTCTAGGTTGGAT is a window of Polaribacter litorisediminis DNA encoding:
- a CDS encoding RNA polymerase sigma factor, with the protein product MEIDQTKIDKNIAKAKEGNQAAFRFLLDTFWGSVYNYQLKRTKSENEAEDIAIQTFSKAFDKIHTFDDKYVFKTWLITISKNVHIDLLRKKKTSIFTETTKEQEDKVYLVADENPTPEDKIIREQNLAKLLRDIKQLKPKYQEVIQLRYFQELSYKEISTQINEPMNNVKVKLLRAKKLLAAIIKKA